A region from the Tautonia marina genome encodes:
- a CDS encoding class I SAM-dependent methyltransferase produces MTDPDDILSYNRIAWDRQVERGNRWTLPVDTGVIARARSGDWSIVLTPSKPVPVDWFPPLGGLDVLCLAGGGGQQTPVLAAAGANVTVLDNSPAQLDRDRMVAEREGLTIETVRGDMADLSAFPDNRFDLVVHPCSNGFVPDVRPDWREAFRVLRPGGSLLSGFTNPVLYLFDESALDRGEFRVAYSIPYSDLTSLDDEQRQRLAEMDEPLIFGHTLEDQIGGQVAAGFALTGFYEDVDPNSPLAGRIATFIATRATKPG; encoded by the coding sequence ATGACCGACCCGGACGACATCCTCTCCTACAACCGCATCGCCTGGGACCGGCAGGTCGAGCGGGGCAACCGCTGGACCCTCCCCGTCGACACCGGGGTGATCGCCCGGGCCCGCAGCGGCGACTGGTCGATCGTCCTGACGCCCTCCAAGCCCGTCCCCGTCGACTGGTTCCCGCCGCTCGGGGGGCTTGATGTCCTCTGCCTGGCGGGCGGAGGCGGGCAGCAGACACCGGTGCTCGCCGCCGCCGGGGCGAACGTCACGGTCCTGGACAACAGCCCCGCCCAACTCGACCGAGACCGGATGGTCGCCGAGCGGGAGGGGCTCACGATCGAGACCGTCCGGGGCGACATGGCCGACCTGTCCGCCTTCCCCGACAACCGCTTCGACCTGGTCGTCCACCCCTGCTCGAACGGCTTCGTCCCCGACGTGCGCCCCGACTGGCGGGAGGCGTTCCGGGTGCTGCGTCCGGGGGGATCGCTGCTCTCCGGCTTCACCAACCCGGTGCTCTACCTGTTCGACGAGTCCGCCCTGGATCGGGGGGAGTTCCGGGTCGCCTACTCGATCCCGTATTCGGACCTGACGAGCCTCGACGACGAGCAGCGGCAGAGGCTCGCCGAAATGGACGAGCCGCTGATCTTCGGGCACACCCTGGAGGACCAGATCGGCGGGCAGGTCGCCGCCGGGTTCGCCCTGACAGGCTTCTACGAGGACGTGGACCCGAACTCGCCGCTC
- the ybaK gene encoding Cys-tRNA(Pro) deacylase: MAVPKTNAVRLLERQGIPFELREYEVDPDNLAAETVARKVGLPPERVFKTLVARGDKHGVCLAVVPGDCELDPKALAKATGDKKIDTVPLKEVEPLTGYVRGGVTALACKKSYPVFLDETAELFEIISISAGVRGLQVLLAPGDYIRVTSAKVASIAKDKR; the protein is encoded by the coding sequence GTGGCCGTCCCCAAGACCAACGCCGTCCGCCTGCTGGAGCGCCAGGGCATCCCGTTCGAGCTTCGGGAGTACGAGGTCGATCCCGACAACCTGGCCGCCGAGACGGTCGCCCGCAAGGTCGGCCTGCCGCCCGAGCGGGTGTTCAAGACGCTGGTGGCCCGTGGCGACAAGCACGGCGTCTGCCTGGCCGTCGTGCCGGGCGACTGCGAGCTTGACCCGAAGGCCCTGGCGAAGGCAACGGGCGACAAGAAGATTGACACCGTGCCGCTGAAGGAGGTCGAGCCGCTGACCGGTTACGTCCGGGGCGGCGTGACCGCCCTGGCATGCAAGAAGAGCTACCCGGTCTTCCTGGACGAGACCGCCGAGTTGTTCGAGATCATCTCGATCTCGGCCGGTGTGCGGGGACTGCAAGTCCTGCTCGCACCCGGCGACTACATCAGGGTGACGAGCGCCAAGGTCGCCTCAATCGCCAAGGACAAGCGGTGA
- a CDS encoding MBL fold metallo-hydrolase, with translation MPHFICTTCGTQHAESPEPPDRCPICEDERQYIGWQGQQWTTLDRLRADHENQIRTEEPGLTGLGTTPKFGIGQRALLVRSPGGNLLWDCVSLIDEATIRVVNDLGGLSAIAISHPHYYSSMVEWSRAFGGVPIYLHSADRRWVMRPDPALEFWDGETKALHDGITLVRCGGHFEGGTVLHWPAGADEKGALLSGDILQVCMDRRHVSFMSSYPNYIPLPAEAVRRAVAAVEPFAFDRIYGFMFDLAIPEDAKAAVHRSADRYLRMIGAGGNGP, from the coding sequence ATGCCCCACTTCATCTGCACGACCTGCGGCACCCAGCACGCCGAGTCCCCGGAGCCGCCCGACCGCTGCCCGATCTGCGAGGACGAGCGCCAGTACATCGGCTGGCAGGGTCAGCAGTGGACCACCCTCGACCGACTCCGGGCCGACCACGAGAACCAGATCCGCACCGAGGAGCCGGGGCTGACGGGCCTCGGCACCACGCCGAAGTTCGGGATCGGGCAGCGGGCGCTGCTGGTCCGGTCGCCCGGCGGGAACCTCCTCTGGGACTGCGTCTCGCTGATCGACGAGGCGACGATCCGGGTGGTCAACGACCTGGGCGGGCTGTCGGCGATCGCAATCTCGCACCCGCATTATTACTCGTCGATGGTCGAGTGGAGCCGGGCCTTCGGCGGCGTCCCCATCTATCTGCATTCCGCCGACCGCCGGTGGGTCATGCGTCCCGATCCGGCGCTCGAATTCTGGGACGGGGAGACCAAAGCGCTCCACGACGGGATCACCCTGGTCCGCTGCGGCGGGCACTTCGAGGGCGGCACGGTCCTGCACTGGCCCGCCGGTGCCGACGAGAAGGGGGCATTGCTGTCCGGCGACATCCTCCAGGTCTGCATGGACCGCCGCCATGTCAGCTTCATGTCCAGCTATCCGAATTACATCCCGCTACCCGCCGAGGCGGTGCGAAGGGCGGTTGCCGCCGTCGAGCCGTTCGCCTTCGACCGCATCTACGGGTTCATGTTCGACCTGGCGATCCCCGAGGACGCCAAAGCTGCGGTCCACCGCTCGGCGGATCGTTATTTGCGGATGATCGGGGCGGGAGGGAACGGGCCATGA
- a CDS encoding ribosomal maturation YjgA family protein: MSPVPWRRPPILWIALFALTIALGIGSRRFAPHLPGLVATYAGDTLWATAAFLGLGLLLPGAATGRVASLAMLVSVLVEVSQLYHAPWIDSIRRTTLGALLLGHGFLWSDLVCYAVGVCLGVGVEVVVGVLPGREGRPASDQGNRTQDRRS; the protein is encoded by the coding sequence ATGAGCCCCGTGCCCTGGAGACGACCACCGATTTTGTGGATCGCCCTGTTCGCATTGACGATCGCCCTGGGCATCGGTTCCCGGCGCTTCGCTCCCCACCTGCCCGGCCTCGTGGCGACCTATGCCGGGGACACGCTCTGGGCGACGGCGGCGTTCCTGGGGCTCGGGCTGCTCCTGCCCGGGGCTGCCACGGGACGGGTCGCCTCGCTGGCGATGCTGGTCTCCGTCCTGGTCGAGGTCAGCCAGTTGTACCACGCCCCCTGGATCGACTCGATCCGCCGGACGACCCTCGGAGCGCTGCTGCTGGGGCACGGCTTCCTCTGGTCCGACCTGGTCTGTTATGCCGTCGGCGTCTGCCTGGGTGTGGGCGTCGAGGTCGTGGTCGGGGTCCTGCCGGGCAGGGAGGGTCGCCCCGCATCCGATCAGGGCAATCGGACGCAGGACCGCCGATCCTGA
- a CDS encoding carbon-nitrogen hydrolase family protein, which yields MQRPPIARTTTLIAVLATLASCVPAAGAEDADESDGVLRLATCQFPVSDDIRSNGEWIRSQMRQASDEGANLIHFPECALSGYAGVDLPSIDGLDWDALHSETEAILATARDLGVWVVLGSTHRLGGDHRPHNSLYVINPEGRIVDRYDKRFCTAGDLEHYSPGDHFVTFEVDGVRCGLLICYDIRFPELYREYSKLGVRLMLHSFYNARQKPGSIHPEIMPVTARAYAGVNNMFVSINNSSAPRSWPSRFITPDGLVGARLPTDEPGVMVNVVDLHEPYYDASGPFRPDALRGKLNSGEAVDDPRSEDRTSY from the coding sequence ATGCAACGACCGCCAATCGCCCGGACGACGACCCTGATCGCCGTGCTCGCCACCCTGGCGTCCTGCGTCCCCGCCGCCGGGGCGGAGGACGCCGACGAGTCGGACGGGGTACTCCGGCTCGCCACCTGCCAGTTCCCCGTCTCGGACGACATCCGGTCCAACGGCGAGTGGATCCGATCCCAGATGCGCCAGGCGAGCGACGAGGGGGCCAACCTGATCCACTTCCCAGAGTGCGCCCTGTCCGGCTACGCCGGGGTCGACCTGCCGTCGATCGATGGCCTGGACTGGGACGCCCTGCACTCGGAGACCGAGGCGATCCTGGCGACGGCCCGAGATCTGGGCGTCTGGGTCGTCCTGGGCAGCACCCACCGGCTCGGCGGCGACCACCGGCCGCACAACAGCCTCTACGTCATCAACCCCGAGGGCCGGATCGTCGACCGCTACGACAAGCGGTTCTGCACCGCCGGCGACCTGGAGCACTACTCGCCGGGCGACCACTTCGTCACCTTCGAGGTCGACGGGGTCCGGTGCGGGCTCTTGATCTGCTACGACATCCGCTTCCCGGAACTGTACCGGGAGTACAGCAAGCTCGGCGTGCGGCTGATGCTGCACTCGTTCTACAACGCCCGGCAGAAGCCGGGGAGCATCCACCCGGAGATCATGCCGGTGACGGCCCGGGCGTACGCCGGCGTGAACAACATGTTCGTCTCGATCAACAACTCGTCGGCCCCGAGGAGTTGGCCGAGCCGGTTCATCACGCCCGACGGGCTGGTCGGGGCGAGGCTGCCGACCGACGAGCCGGGGGTGATGGTCAACGTCGTGGACCTCCACGAGCCCTACTACGACGCCAGCGGCCCCTTCCGTCCCGATGCGCTGCGGGGCAAGCTGAACAGCGGCGAGGCGGTTGACGACCCCCGCTCGGAGGATCGGACCTCGTATTGA
- the msrA gene encoding peptide-methionine (S)-S-oxide reductase MsrA yields the protein MKATFGAGCFWGVEEAFRRIPGVTDTAVGYTGGHTERPTYEAVCTDQTGHAEVVQVDYDPDQVGYDRLLEVFWSIHDPTQRDGQGWDLGSQYRSAIFYHDEEQRKAAEASKEQLQASGRLGQPIATEIVPASTFWRAEEYHQRYLQKTGGPGCHI from the coding sequence ATGAAGGCGACGTTCGGGGCGGGATGTTTCTGGGGTGTCGAGGAGGCATTCCGGCGGATACCGGGGGTCACCGACACGGCGGTCGGCTACACGGGCGGGCACACGGAGCGCCCGACCTACGAGGCGGTCTGCACCGACCAGACCGGGCACGCCGAGGTCGTCCAGGTCGACTACGACCCGGACCAGGTCGGCTACGATCGGCTGCTGGAGGTCTTCTGGTCGATCCACGACCCGACCCAGCGGGACGGTCAGGGATGGGACCTCGGCTCGCAGTACCGCTCGGCGATCTTCTACCACGACGAAGAGCAGCGCAAGGCGGCTGAGGCGTCGAAAGAGCAGTTGCAGGCGAGCGGTCGTCTCGGGCAACCGATCGCCACGGAGATCGTGCCGGCGTCGACGTTCTGGCGGGCCGAGGAGTACCACCAGCGGTACCTCCAGAAGACCGGCGGCCCGGGGTGCCACATCTGA
- a CDS encoding VOC family protein: MSREAGRHVFFRVGDGVLLVFNPVTTLKGDTLPPHGARGPGHFALGIRADKLDDWRRRLEAHGVAVEQEVEWPRGGRSIYFRDPSGNSVELITPGLWGLPGGW; encoded by the coding sequence ATGAGCCGGGAGGCGGGGCGGCACGTCTTCTTCCGGGTCGGCGACGGTGTCCTTCTCGTGTTCAATCCCGTGACGACGCTCAAGGGCGACACGCTGCCTCCGCACGGTGCGAGGGGACCGGGGCACTTCGCCCTCGGCATCCGTGCCGACAAGCTGGACGACTGGCGTCGGAGGCTCGAAGCCCATGGGGTCGCCGTCGAGCAGGAGGTGGAATGGCCCCGGGGCGGACGGTCGATCTACTTCCGGGACCCGTCCGGCAACTCGGTCGAACTCATCACGCCGGGGCTCTGGGGGCTGCCGGGCGGGTGGTAG
- a CDS encoding DUF1499 domain-containing protein: MTRTRKLAQVLALIVPIAVLIVYRILPSKSPANLGVEDGRLAGCPDSPNCVSSQSDDPEHRVEPLPLRGSASEALGRLKSVLEAMPRTRIVDERNGYLHAEATSLVFGFIDDLEFLVDEDEQVIHVRSASRVGHSDLGVNRDRVERIREAYGQSGGGE, encoded by the coding sequence ATGACCCGAACCCGCAAGCTCGCCCAGGTCCTCGCCCTCATCGTCCCGATCGCCGTCCTGATCGTCTACCGCATCCTGCCCTCGAAGTCCCCAGCCAACCTCGGTGTCGAGGACGGTCGCCTGGCAGGCTGTCCCGACTCCCCCAACTGCGTCTCATCGCAGTCCGACGACCCCGAGCACCGGGTCGAGCCCCTCCCGCTCCGTGGGTCGGCGTCGGAGGCGCTCGGTCGGCTCAAGTCGGTCCTGGAAGCGATGCCCCGGACGAGGATCGTCGACGAGCGGAACGGCTACCTCCATGCCGAGGCGACCAGCCTGGTGTTCGGGTTCATCGACGACCTGGAGTTCCTGGTGGATGAGGACGAGCAGGTCATCCACGTCCGCTCGGCGTCCCGAGTCGGGCACTCGGACCTCGGCGTGAACCGGGATCGGGTCGAGCGGATCAGGGAGGCGTATGGACAGTCTGGCGGGGGCGAGTGA
- a CDS encoding class I SAM-dependent methyltransferase produces the protein MGIYSRHIFPRLCDRAMRRPEMARLRSELLVDVVGEVLEIGFGTGLNLEHYPEHVRRLSAVDPGEGMGRIGRKRIARSTVEVDHRLAVAESLPFEDDRFDCVVSTWTLCSIPDVRRALSEVYRVLKPGGRFLFLEHGLNDDPCVRRWQHRLTPIQRVLADGCRLDLDVEAVVRGQPFREVEVERFLLEGTPRLLGSMYRGVARK, from the coding sequence ATGGGTATCTACTCCCGGCACATCTTCCCCCGCCTCTGCGATCGGGCGATGCGGCGTCCCGAGATGGCCCGGCTCCGCTCCGAACTCCTCGTCGACGTGGTTGGCGAGGTCCTGGAGATCGGCTTCGGCACGGGGCTGAATTTGGAGCACTATCCCGAGCACGTCCGACGGCTTTCCGCCGTCGACCCCGGCGAGGGGATGGGTCGCATCGGTCGGAAGAGGATCGCCCGCAGCACGGTGGAGGTCGACCATCGTCTCGCCGTGGCGGAAAGCCTGCCGTTCGAAGACGATCGCTTCGACTGCGTGGTGTCGACCTGGACGCTGTGCAGCATCCCGGATGTTCGGCGGGCGCTGTCCGAGGTCTACCGGGTGCTGAAGCCCGGCGGTCGCTTCCTGTTCCTGGAGCACGGGCTGAACGACGACCCGTGTGTCCGACGCTGGCAGCATCGGCTGACCCCGATCCAGCGGGTGCTTGCGGACGGCTGCCGGCTTGACCTGGACGTGGAGGCGGTCGTCCGGGGGCAGCCGTTCCGGGAGGTGGAGGTCGAACGGTTCCTCCTGGAGGGGACGCCCCGACTGCTCGGATCGATGTATCGGGGAGTGGCGAGGAAGTGA
- a CDS encoding 3-keto-disaccharide hydrolase, which yields MRLHPSPILPALLIALILPLTTQAQDEGGWVSLFDGESLDSWTVRGGFATYEVEDGAIVGTTVEGSPNTFLCKGDYADFELEFEVKLDDPRLNSGVQVRSHVYGEGSERPGVVYGPQCEVARNETGTAGRFYDEGRRGQWLAEINPEAEDAFEDGGWNRYRIVVQGDRYRSWVNGVAASDFTDDLDDRGFIGLQVHGIPKDEGPYRVRWRNIRIRELGPGEEPGGPTPPEGFESVFNGRDLSGWEGSPAYWSVEDGCLTGRADGSLDYNRFLVWRGGTLRNFELRVMVKVSPRGNSGIQYRGAERPDLGEWVVTGYQCDVVSNRPDYDGMLYEERGRRILAHTGEQVVIDTEGQPWVVGEFPLKAFEPGQWHEYRVVVEGNRHRHWIDGHPTVEVIDLDDRGRSLEGVLAVQVHVGPPMTIQYRNFSLKHLPDDLPLITPEQAAIPSDARKVAPQGRDRPRTPDAD from the coding sequence ATGCGTCTGCATCCTTCGCCCATCCTGCCCGCCCTCCTGATCGCCCTGATCCTCCCGCTCACCACCCAGGCCCAGGACGAGGGCGGCTGGGTCTCGCTCTTCGACGGCGAGTCGCTCGACAGCTGGACCGTGCGGGGCGGCTTCGCCACCTACGAGGTCGAGGACGGGGCGATCGTCGGCACCACCGTCGAGGGCAGCCCCAACACGTTCCTCTGCAAAGGCGACTATGCCGACTTCGAGCTGGAGTTCGAGGTCAAGCTCGACGACCCCCGGCTCAACTCGGGCGTGCAGGTCCGCAGCCATGTCTATGGCGAGGGCTCGGAGCGGCCCGGCGTGGTCTACGGCCCGCAGTGCGAGGTCGCCCGGAACGAGACCGGCACGGCGGGCCGCTTCTACGACGAGGGACGCAGGGGGCAATGGCTCGCCGAGATTAATCCGGAGGCGGAAGACGCCTTCGAGGACGGCGGCTGGAACCGCTACCGGATCGTCGTGCAGGGCGACCGCTACCGATCGTGGGTCAACGGGGTCGCCGCCTCGGACTTCACCGACGACCTGGACGATCGGGGCTTCATCGGACTCCAGGTCCACGGCATCCCGAAGGATGAGGGGCCGTATCGGGTCCGCTGGCGGAACATCCGCATCCGGGAACTGGGGCCGGGGGAGGAGCCGGGCGGGCCGACGCCCCCCGAGGGCTTCGAATCGGTCTTCAACGGGCGAGACCTGTCCGGCTGGGAGGGCAGCCCCGCATACTGGTCGGTCGAGGACGGCTGCCTGACGGGTAGGGCCGACGGCTCGCTGGATTACAACCGCTTCCTCGTCTGGCGGGGCGGCACCCTCCGGAACTTCGAACTGAGGGTCATGGTGAAGGTCTCGCCCCGCGGCAACAGCGGCATCCAGTATCGGGGGGCCGAGCGGCCCGACCTGGGCGAGTGGGTCGTCACCGGCTACCAATGCGACGTGGTGTCCAACCGGCCCGACTACGACGGCATGCTCTACGAGGAGCGGGGTCGCCGCATCCTGGCCCACACCGGGGAGCAGGTCGTCATCGACACCGAGGGGCAGCCCTGGGTCGTGGGCGAGTTCCCGCTCAAGGCGTTCGAGCCGGGCCAGTGGCACGAGTACCGGGTCGTGGTCGAGGGGAACCGGCACCGGCACTGGATCGACGGGCACCCGACGGTGGAGGTGATCGACCTGGACGATCGGGGACGGTCGCTCGAAGGCGTGCTGGCGGTCCAGGTCCACGTCGGCCCGCCGATGACGATCCAGTATCGGAACTTCTCCCTGAAGCACCTGCCGGACGACCTGCCCCTGATCACGCCCGAGCAGGCGGCCATACCATCCGATGCTCGCAAGGTCGCTCCCCAGGGGCGGGACAGGCCGAGGACGCCCGATGCGGATTGA
- a CDS encoding methyltransferase domain-containing protein: MTPPDDLPDDLRSSILDRFGKVATDPDREERFPVGPESAKALGYDAAEVDALPPSLTESFCGVGNPFSLGEPELRQTVLDLGCGAGFDTLLAARRVGASGRAIGVDMTPGMVAKARRNAEALGTANAEFLLAGIERLPLPDKSVDLVISNGVFNLCPEKLAVLAEVVRVLKPGGRLQMADILLEPHVTPEQAASKGSWSDUIAGAIWERSLLGMLADAGFVEAVVHGWTGYRTSSCTQGALILARRA; this comes from the coding sequence ATGACTCCCCCTGATGACCTGCCGGACGACCTCCGTTCCTCGATCCTCGACCGCTTCGGCAAGGTCGCCACGGACCCCGATCGGGAAGAGCGGTTCCCGGTCGGACCCGAGAGCGCCAAGGCCCTTGGCTACGACGCTGCCGAGGTTGATGCTCTGCCGCCCTCGTTGACCGAGTCGTTCTGCGGCGTGGGCAACCCGTTCTCCCTGGGCGAGCCCGAGCTCCGTCAGACCGTCCTGGACCTGGGATGCGGGGCGGGCTTCGACACGCTGCTGGCGGCACGCCGGGTCGGGGCGTCCGGCAGGGCGATCGGCGTGGACATGACGCCCGGGATGGTCGCCAAGGCTCGGAGGAACGCCGAGGCCCTCGGCACGGCGAATGCCGAGTTCCTGCTGGCCGGGATCGAACGACTGCCGCTGCCCGATAAGTCGGTCGACCTGGTCATCTCCAATGGCGTGTTCAATCTCTGCCCCGAGAAGCTTGCGGTCCTGGCCGAGGTCGTCCGGGTCCTGAAGCCCGGCGGTCGGCTCCAGATGGCCGACATCCTGCTGGAGCCGCACGTCACGCCAGAGCAGGCGGCGAGCAAGGGCTCCTGGTCCGACTGAATCGCCGGGGCGATCTGGGAGCGGTCGCTCCTGGGGATGCTGGCGGACGCCGGGTTCGTGGAGGCCGTGGTCCACGGCTGGACCGGCTACCGGACCTCGTCGTGTACGCAGGGGGCCTTGATCTTGGCAAGGAGGGCATGA
- a CDS encoding DUF6807 domain-containing protein, with product MTVRWRLMLLQTLALLVMPGLAWFDDDPEPEEIAQAESDTEAPAVAFEGLPNGLRITIGGEPFATYLFDQGQIPRPFLEHLRTPGGLQVTRTNPPVEGVDIDDHPTFHPGLWLAFGDLNGADSWRNREPIRHAGLVEEPQGGPGRGRFAVRNRYLKDGEVIAEEVCRLEILVRPAGTLLVWDSEFRPMGGALAFGDQEEMGLGVRLATQLAVVNGGRITDSEGRVNEAQVWGAQADWCSYAGEIDGKRVGLLLMPDPGNFRRPWYHARDYGLLVANPFGRNAFTGGEPSRVIVEAGETLRLRFGILAFDGEPDPDAAYRDFLGQIGHGG from the coding sequence ATGACCGTCCGCTGGCGCTTGATGCTGTTGCAGACGCTTGCCCTGCTCGTCATGCCGGGATTGGCATGGTTCGACGACGACCCGGAGCCTGAGGAGATCGCTCAGGCCGAATCCGACACCGAGGCGCCCGCCGTCGCCTTCGAGGGGCTTCCCAACGGCCTCCGGATCACCATCGGCGGGGAGCCCTTCGCCACCTATCTCTTCGATCAAGGCCAGATCCCTCGCCCGTTCCTGGAGCACCTCCGCACTCCCGGCGGGTTGCAGGTCACCCGCACCAACCCGCCGGTCGAGGGCGTGGATATCGACGACCACCCGACGTTCCATCCCGGGCTCTGGCTGGCCTTCGGCGACCTTAATGGGGCAGACTCCTGGCGGAACAGAGAGCCCATCCGGCACGCCGGGCTCGTCGAGGAACCGCAGGGCGGGCCGGGCCGGGGCCGCTTCGCCGTCCGGAATCGCTACCTCAAGGACGGCGAGGTCATCGCCGAGGAGGTCTGCCGGCTGGAGATCCTGGTCCGGCCCGCCGGCACGCTGCTGGTCTGGGACTCGGAGTTCCGCCCCATGGGCGGCGCCCTCGCCTTCGGCGACCAGGAGGAGATGGGCCTGGGGGTCCGGCTCGCTACTCAATTGGCGGTGGTCAACGGCGGGCGGATCACCGACAGCGAGGGGAGAGTCAACGAGGCCCAGGTCTGGGGTGCGCAGGCCGACTGGTGCTCCTACGCCGGGGAGATTGACGGCAAGCGGGTCGGCCTGCTGCTGATGCCCGACCCCGGCAACTTCCGCCGCCCGTGGTACCACGCCCGGGACTACGGCCTGCTCGTGGCCAACCCGTTCGGGCGCAACGCCTTCACCGGGGGCGAGCCGAGCCGGGTGATCGTCGAGGCGGGCGAGACCTTGCGGCTGAGGTTCGGCATCCTGGCCTTCGACGGCGAGCCCGACCCGGATGCGGCCTACCGGGACTTCCTGGGGCAGATCGGCCACGGCGGGTGA
- a CDS encoding exo-alpha-sialidase: MASSIEFLDRRRFLGTGIGLVSSLAAGGAVHLPASGGDGDDRDGGGLIAGIGREVIFPGRRGGTTWFHPRPCMVPAADGPVALMTLQSIGGSDVFGPVHWTTSPDLGRSWNPPDPIPGLGRRDLGDGWEVGVCDVVPEYHAQTNSVLAIGHNVYYEGGVLARPQRRRWPVSVVRSPDGHWSEPRRLEWDDPRGSAIYTCGCSQRVALDDGDVLVPLSFGPEGRTHRSVTTVRCSFDGRDLRIRDVGSELVDTSGRGLLEPSLARLEGRFYLTIRAEDDRGYVSVSDDGLRWEPQRPWCWDDGEPLVMSTTQQHWLPHSDGLFLVYTRRDEANVNVMRWRAPLYVSEVDRDRLRLIRSSERVVLPLLGDGIDDPTHVARMGNFHTVAATPEESWVTVGETLPEDGWRGDTLLARVRWCRPNRLAPT; this comes from the coding sequence ATGGCAAGCTCCATCGAGTTCCTCGACCGTCGCCGCTTCCTGGGCACGGGGATCGGCCTCGTCTCCTCCCTTGCGGCGGGTGGTGCCGTCCACCTGCCGGCCTCCGGGGGCGATGGCGACGACCGAGATGGCGGTGGCCTGATCGCCGGCATCGGGCGGGAGGTCATCTTTCCCGGGCGCCGGGGAGGGACGACGTGGTTCCACCCCCGACCCTGCATGGTCCCCGCCGCCGACGGCCCCGTCGCCCTGATGACCCTCCAGTCCATCGGCGGCTCCGACGTGTTCGGGCCGGTCCACTGGACGACCTCCCCGGACCTGGGCCGCAGTTGGAACCCGCCGGATCCGATCCCGGGGCTGGGGCGACGGGACCTTGGCGACGGTTGGGAGGTGGGCGTCTGCGACGTGGTGCCCGAGTACCATGCGCAGACGAACTCCGTCCTGGCCATCGGGCACAACGTCTACTACGAGGGCGGCGTCCTGGCCCGGCCCCAGCGGAGGCGATGGCCCGTCTCTGTCGTCAGATCCCCGGATGGGCACTGGTCGGAGCCCAGGCGGCTGGAGTGGGACGATCCTCGGGGCTCGGCGATCTATACCTGCGGCTGCTCGCAGCGGGTGGCCCTCGACGACGGCGACGTGCTCGTCCCGCTGTCTTTCGGACCCGAGGGCCGCACCCACCGCTCGGTCACGACCGTGCGCTGCTCGTTCGATGGCAGGGATCTCCGCATCCGGGACGTGGGCTCCGAACTGGTCGATACGAGTGGTCGGGGTCTGCTGGAGCCCTCGCTGGCCCGCCTGGAGGGACGCTTCTACCTGACGATCCGGGCCGAGGACGACCGGGGCTACGTCTCCGTCTCCGACGACGGTCTGCGCTGGGAACCGCAGCGGCCCTGGTGCTGGGACGACGGCGAGCCGCTGGTCATGTCCACCACCCAGCAGCACTGGCTGCCGCACTCGGACGGGCTGTTCCTGGTCTACACCCGCAGGGATGAGGCGAACGTCAACGTCATGCGCTGGCGGGCACCCTTGTATGTCTCCGAGGTGGACCGGGACCGCTTGCGGCTGATCCGGTCGTCGGAGCGGGTCGTCCTGCCGCTGCTCGGCGACGGGATCGACGACCCGACGCACGTGGCCCGCATGGGCAACTTCCACACGGTCGCCGCCACCCCGGAGGAGTCCTGGGTAACCGTGGGCGAAACCCTGCCGGAGGACGGATGGCGGGGCGACACGCTTCTGGCCCGGGTCCGCTGGTGCCGTCCGAATCGCCTGGCGCCGACTTGA